The genomic stretch GCGATTAGGACAATGGGCAATGTATTTGTATTAACCCTAATATACTTGGACGGTGGAAGACACACTGCCACCggcttttttgaaatggtaaaaCAACTGGTTACCATCCACCCGTGTCACGCGTGTgatcaaaactttttttttgtttttttttgcgtcAGCACAACGCCGTGGCTTTTTGTATTCGTAGCTGAAACCTGTCACAGTGTGTCTTTGGTCTCCGAGACTTTTATTGTTTTAATGCTTGATCGGGGAATTTAATCTGCGGGTTGTTAGAAGTTAACCACACCGTGTGTTCATTTCAGTCAAGTGATTGTGACGAAGGGCATGCTTATAAACATGATTATCATTGAGTGAGTCTTCATGACCAAGATCGCGATTTTGATTTGGTTTTATAGTTGCTGTGCTACAGACTACGTGGTAGTCCCCTGACTTGCACACATTTGACGATGTGCTTTGCGATTTCAACTTATGGTGACTTTGTCGTCTAATCTTGTGTTGGGCGGAAATATTGAAATACCTGTTTATGATAATAATTTTCTGGGTGAAACAATGTGCTTGCACAGGAATGTGTCAGTAATTCGCTCTCGCGTCATACCCAAGCctaacaaaaatgacaaaatagTATTGTGACGTACGTTGTGTGTGATTTTGAGTGAATAGGCCCTACCACTTATGATGTCATTAATATCATGTCGTCTTTTTAACCATCTAGGCAACTTATACCAAGGAATGAATACTCTTTGGTGCGGTATGTGTTTTATCAAGCCTATAGACACAACTCTCTcttaaaatgaaattaaaacGCTTCATGAGATACTATCTTTTCAACTGCCGACAACGTTGACACTTTATGGTAAGAAATGTGGACTATCTGATAATGGTATCCATTGTCACGAAACTCAACTTTGAAAGGAAGTGGATTGTTTCTGACAAGGATTTCTTCGTTGTGAAGTGGAGTATTCTTTAGTGCGTGATAAATCacactggttttttttccccaaatggaAACCCTATAAAGTAGTGCGTACGACACAATGTATCGACGAATTTTACGCATACTTCGGGCCAGTTTAGGTCAAGTGTTTGTGCTTGTGGGTGCGATGAACTACTTTCACTTGACAATGCTTCTCTGCATTTGCCAACACGTGGGCTATCACGTGGTCACGTCAGCCTACGCAGACCAATCAAAATTGACTCGTGACGTCACGGCAGATGACGCAACAGCGGTGACGTCAGGCGCGACATTTATGACATCATCATCAAGCCACAATTTTGCTCACATCGTATCAGACACAGACTCAGAAAATGAGCAGTCACACTCGTCGTCGACAGCGGAAGAATTACTACATAACTCTAGAACCACAAGCAAGTCTGTGATATTTTCAAAAGATTCAAACCACGTTTTCTATACCAAAGATGTCGAGGGACTTGACCTTCAACAAATTCCCTTAGATCTCACCTCACTCAACTCAAAACCAGGTCGAGGAAGGGGAAAGGACGCACCATCTGGTTCCGAACAGCAGGAGTGGAACAATAGACATTCCACTTTTCTTCAGCCAAAACCACGTTCTGTGTCCGACAAGGGTGTCATTATCAAAACCAAATCAAAACCATTGCCTCAGATTAGTGTGCACAACTCTGGACACACACCTTGTCACACACCACCCACGACCATTACAGCAGAATCGCGTGACAATACCAAAGACGAATCAACACAAGATGGGAACAGTCCCAGGGAATCAAGTTCAACAGTATCCACCCAATCAGAGACAGAAAACATGCTGGAAAACCAATCCCAATCGAATCAGCCGAGTGAAGATACTCCGAAGGCCTTCAAAAGTCAATCAATACGAAACCAATTACGCACCGGTAAAGCAGTGGGGGGCGAACTTTACGCAGAGATGTCGTCTGGAACTGCCAATGAACTTCAATTCCGGACCAAATCTCTGGGGAAATCTGTGGACCCTCAACCAAACAATTTTCAGACTACACCAGCACCCGACCAGAGCGTTAACAAGGACGCTGGAATGCCTGGGTCTTTTCCTCAGTCAAAGATGGGTGAAGCTAATGATGAACTGAACGTGCTCGGGAGAAGCACACCAACCTCTGGTTTTCACGATGCGCCTCGAGCTGCGTTTGGTACAAAAACGGATAAATCTTTCACCCTCGAAGGAGCTCGGCTTGTTAGCGTCACATTTGTTGACCCCAGAACGTACAGTGTTGATCCTAGCGACGAGTATCTCCCCGTTCGCTCCAAAAGAGAAGCTGGTGTGTCGAACAACGCAATCCCTGAGGATTCGGCCACTGCCGAACCTTCCTCAGATTTGTCTGCAGACGATAATGTGTTGGAAGATTTCCCTTCAGAACCTCAATATAACAAGGGGACAACCTCAGAGTCAAAGTACGAACAGGACGTCACGGATGATGACGTCACGATAGAAATGACGTCACGTTCAGCCGCGAAGGTGGACCCGGTGTCGGGCGGGTTTGCCGTCGGCCGAAACATCGACAACACTCAGCACACGACAGACGCGGCAGTCAGGTACAACATCAAACGTGACCTCTCGGCCCCGACCACCTCTTCTGACTCCCCCTCCAACCCCGACTTTCTGGACACCGTCgtagacaacaacaacaacaacaacaacaacagcaacaacaacaacaacggcctTGACCCAGCTGATAGCCCCGACTCGGTGAACATCGGGGTCATCCTGCCCTTCAGCGGGTCCTTCCCGTGGGTCATCCAGCAGGCGCACCCCGCTCTCAAACTCGCCGTCGACCTCATCGTGCGGAAGCAAATCCTGCCCAAGAAAAAGATCAACCTGGTGCTGCGGG from Littorina saxatilis isolate snail1 linkage group LG16, US_GU_Lsax_2.0, whole genome shotgun sequence encodes the following:
- the LOC138949960 gene encoding uncharacterized protein; amino-acid sequence: MLENQSQSNQPSEDTPKAFKSQSIRNQLRTGKAVGGELYAEMSSGTANELQFRTKSLGKSVDPQPNNFQTTPAPDQSVNKDAGMPGSFPQSKMGEANDELNVLGRSTPTSGFHDAPRAAFGTKTDKSFTLEGARLVSVTFVDPRTYSVDPSDEYLPVRSKREAGVSNNAIPEDSATAEPSSDLSADDNVLEDFPSEPQYNKGTTSESKYEQDVTDDDVTIEMTSRSAAKVDPVSGGFAVGRNIDNTQHTTDAAVRYNIKRDLSAPTTSSDSPSNPDFLDTVVDNNNNNNNNSNNNNNGLDPADSPDSVNIGVILPFSGSFPWVIQQAHPALKLAVDLIVRKQILPKKKINLVLRDSHCSETYGPLQGIDLYVEKAAHVFVGPACDYAVAPLARFSFRWQIPILTAGALVSAFADRREYRLLTRVQGAYAKAGRFVLTVFERFGWRWAGMIFHDNKNSPNHGRSNFYFIAEAIFLTLRTAYGVEPWHSEYNAYNTTPEEYADILRDMSRKSRDKIISLKSKLKLLRALVLSIFLYASESWTLTTELQKKIQAVEMRCFRKLFCIFCREHITNEEVRRTITQHVDYFEDLLTTVNKRKLRLFGHVTRTDGLSKTILQGTAREMVWPCNTNRRALQDHPPGHGTRDGMALQQEQTGSPRPSSRAR